A portion of the Celeribacter baekdonensis genome contains these proteins:
- a CDS encoding amino acid aminotransferase, whose protein sequence is MLSTLKPQPADKILELMALYRDDPRDTKIDLGVGIYKNADGETPVMRAIKAAEKQLWEVETTKKYTALSGDPAFGAAMKTLVLADSVDHARVGAIATPGGTGAIRQAFELAKLVNPDVTIWTSNPTWPNHVSIIKFMGLTNKSYAYFDEANCTVDFDAMMESLKEVKAGDVVLLHGCCHNPTGANLTLEQFDLVADLILEKGATALVDIAYQGFGDGLEEDAAATRLLASKLPEMLIASSCSKNFGIYRERTGCLMAISEKAEQTAVTQGTLNFLNRQNYSFPPDHGARLVTMILDDAALQADWMEELEEVRLGMLGLRTQLADELRRLTNSDRFDFIAKHRGMFSRIGATPEEVLKLREDYGIYMVGDSRLNIAGLNAETVPILAAAVAKICK, encoded by the coding sequence ATGCTGAGCACTCTGAAACCGCAACCTGCGGATAAAATCCTTGAACTGATGGCGCTGTATCGCGACGATCCGCGCGACACGAAAATCGACCTTGGCGTTGGCATTTACAAAAACGCTGACGGCGAAACCCCGGTGATGCGGGCGATCAAAGCCGCCGAAAAGCAGCTTTGGGAGGTTGAGACCACCAAGAAATACACCGCCCTGTCTGGTGATCCGGCCTTTGGTGCGGCAATGAAAACGCTGGTTTTGGCGGATAGCGTGGACCACGCCCGCGTTGGCGCGATTGCGACGCCGGGTGGCACTGGTGCGATCCGTCAGGCGTTTGAATTGGCGAAATTGGTGAACCCGGATGTGACCATCTGGACGTCAAACCCGACCTGGCCGAACCATGTGTCGATCATCAAATTCATGGGCCTGACCAACAAATCCTACGCCTATTTCGACGAGGCCAATTGCACCGTCGATTTCGACGCGATGATGGAGAGCCTCAAAGAGGTGAAGGCGGGCGACGTGGTGTTGTTGCATGGCTGCTGTCATAATCCGACCGGCGCCAACCTGACGCTCGAACAATTTGATCTGGTCGCTGATCTGATCCTTGAAAAAGGTGCGACAGCGCTGGTGGATATCGCCTACCAAGGCTTTGGCGATGGTCTTGAAGAAGACGCCGCAGCAACCCGCCTTCTGGCCTCGAAGCTGCCGGAAATGTTGATTGCGTCAAGCTGTTCTAAGAACTTCGGGATTTACCGCGAGCGCACTGGCTGTCTCATGGCAATCTCCGAGAAAGCCGAACAGACCGCCGTGACCCAAGGCACGTTGAACTTCCTCAACCGTCAAAACTATTCCTTCCCGCCCGATCACGGCGCGCGGCTGGTGACGATGATTTTGGATGATGCGGCCTTGCAGGCCGATTGGATGGAAGAACTTGAAGAGGTCCGTTTGGGCATGTTGGGTCTGCGCACGCAACTCGCCGATGAACTGCGTCGTCTGACCAATTCGGATCGGTTCGATTTCATCGCCAAACACCGCGGCATGTTCTCCCGCATTGGGGCCACACCCGAAGAGGTTCTGAAACTGCGCGAAGACTATGGCATCTATATGGTCGGCGACTCGCGGCTGAACATCGCCGGGTTGAACGCCGAAACGGTGCCGATTCTGGCGGCGGCTGTGGCGAAAATCTGTAAATAA
- a CDS encoding rhodanese-like domain-containing protein yields MKTETVDGAAFETWTVDEVQKAFDANDIVLIDVRTPQEYMFEHIEGALLFPMSFFAADKLPSQDGKRIVFHCGSGVRSARVATACAKAGITPIAHMEGGFGGWKAAGKAYMGTDMASGAPTKVAAK; encoded by the coding sequence ATGAAAACCGAAACTGTAGACGGCGCGGCTTTTGAAACTTGGACCGTAGACGAGGTGCAAAAGGCCTTTGACGCCAATGACATCGTCCTGATCGACGTGCGCACGCCGCAAGAATACATGTTCGAGCATATCGAAGGCGCATTGTTGTTTCCGATGTCATTTTTTGCCGCCGACAAACTCCCAAGCCAGGACGGCAAGCGGATCGTGTTCCATTGCGGCTCCGGCGTGCGCTCGGCGCGCGTGGCCACGGCCTGTGCCAAAGCGGGGATCACCCCCATCGCGCATATGGAAGGTGGCTTTGGCGGCTGGAAAGCGGCGGGCAAGGCCTACATGGGCACCGACATGGCCTCCGGTGCCCCGACAAAAGTCGCGGCGAAGTAA